The Felis catus isolate Fca126 chromosome B2, F.catus_Fca126_mat1.0, whole genome shotgun sequence region AAGagttcaaaattaaatttgaccAAGCTTTTAAAAGTAATTGGGCCTTatcaatcacatttacaattgaaTAGAGTTTTGCATGGAAGCCttatcttcattttgttatttattttatttggcctTTTGATCAGGAAGGATGAATTTGGCTCTACCCAATCAGTAAGTTTTTCTTAAGATAttacctgtagttttcttttggaTATTATTACTTCTGCCACTGAACAAAagtagatttttcatttttgtttatgctAGGTCTTGTAAATGTCAAATCTCTTGTTAGAAAGTCAGAGTTAACATTCCAAAAGTCAAAGGATGATATAAATAATGTTCAAGTATACACATTTAGAGTTTGAACTAATTTCATCTCACTTtttcctaccccccaccccaatcaTGATAACCTACTTTTCAAAcaattatttgaaagagagaaatcaaactatagtaagaaaaaaaaataaagacataacaTTCCAAACTGTGCTATCTATATatcaagtataaataaaaaacaggaacATACAGGGGCACCGGGCTGGCTAGtcaaaagagcatgtgactcttgatctctgggtcatgagttcaagccctacattgggtgtagaagctacttaaataaataagctttaaaaagaaaacatgaacataCAAGTAAAACTACTGTGAATTCCATTTGCTATGACTAGTATTACACATAATAAGTTAATTAACCCTGACACCAATTCCTTGGAACTTTTACAGAATTATGGAGGACTTAAAATTAGATTTCTATCAACTTTAGAAGTaagctaaaaatttttttcctcctgttatctccaaagaaataaaattgttcaagTATATTCATGATTAGGTTgtagctttcatttctttattttctcaatttttaggAAATTACAAACTGAGAGATTATTTAACATGCTTTTTCAAAAGCAAGAGAGAATGGCTCAGCTTCCTTACAGTGTTAAATGACAAAAGTTCaacagagtaaattttaaagatcaaatcggctttattaattcatttatgaaTTGGGCAACAGATGCATGCTTACAGCTGAGAGCTCCAAAGGGCTATAGGAAGGCAAAGGTTTTTAAAGACAGGACAATGAAgccataaacaaataaaaagattcttTCAGGCAAGGTTACCTTCTTTTAGGGACAAAAAGGTCTTAGTGTGTGGATTacttcatcttcctttgggggatggagaggcCCCGTGTGACAGATGACCTTATGGGTACTGACCAGAAAATTCTTGACTGACcagttaagactacatttctggaGGAGGTTGTAAGTGCAATTAAGTTAGGTTTTAAGCCCCAGTTTGGTGACATGCcctagcataagtgactccatttggggcctgtagctttctttttGACATTGGAGAAGAGTGAGTTCAGGATATGAATACAAGTTTAAGGTCATAAACTCAGATGCTTTTGGGGGCCAGACAAATGACATGCATGAGGGGCATGTGCCAGGCAGGGACAAGGGGCAGTTGGAGAATACCTGCCCATCTGCTATACTCCAAGGAAGCATGGCCCTGCAAAAGGGAGCATCAAAAGGCCTTGGGCTTCTTCTatgtcattgttgtttttgttttttttgtttttaatgttcagtcTCCTGATTTTCAAACATTGAGCATTATTTTTCTGGAAACATTGTGTGTGGTCTGTGAGCTGCATTTGGCTTACAAGCCAATCATCTGCAAGCTGATAACTGTGCACAAGAACATCATACTGGGAGCTAATCCGTTTACAACAATAACTTATAAGAAGAAATATAGTTGTTGGGtcccctcagtggctcagtcaggtaagcatcctactcttgattcggctcaggttatgatctcaccatttgtgagatcaagccctgcatcgggttctgtgctgacagccagagcctgattgggattctctctctccctctctctctctctctctctctgccccttcccctgctcaaataagcatgcatgcacgtgctctctctctctctctcaaagtaaataaacatttaaaaactatataactGTTAAGTTCAAATGAATTCTCATGCTGGCTGATCTGAGCAGTGTATATGAGAGAGTCAGCAAATAGGAAAAGGTTGCTTGGTGGCTTAAGAATCACAGTAAATAGAGCTGCAGGATCCTTGATGATAATATCATCCAGTGATAATAACTTGACACCCTCATTTACTCAGCAGATTGAGGGTCCTGTGTGTATTGAGTGCCCtgcatgtgccaagcactgtgtcaGGCACCAGAAATACAGCTGAGAACAAATACAAAGTACCTGTCTAGAGGCAGGAggtagtaaataaataagtaaatgagacAACTAGTACTTAGCAAGAACTATCACCCAGAAGAGTAAAAGAGGGTAATGAGATAGTGGGTGCCGGATTGGCTCCCCGATACTAGCTGGTGAACCTCTATCCTTACCCTGAAGGTTATCAGAGTGTtaaattctcccttccttcttgcaGTCTAGCTTTCTCTGTGAAGCCATTGGTGATGTCTTAATGAATTGAAGTCCAGTGTAATTTAAATTAGTTACTTTTTAATCTTGACTACATTTGGAGGGGGGAGAACCTTGTTCTGAGAGGGATTTAGGGAAACCTCTAATCTAATCAGGAACTTAATTAAAGTTAAGTCAGGGCTGGGTCAGGGCTGCAGATGGCTAATTGCAAACATTTTATATTGGTTCCTTTTAGTTTGAATTTTAGAGGGTACCATTTTCTAGTGCACTTCCAAATTCTGAGAATGTACcatttgaggatttttatcaccTTTGGGGACAAGGACTAATAACAACATGGCAATGAAACTTCTCCCCAGGGCTAGGGTTTCTCCCACCTAAAAATGTATATTAACAAGTATCTCTTAAAACTCCTCTTGGgtcatctgactggctcagtcattggagggtgtgactattgatctcagggttgagttcgagtcccactttgggtatagagactacttaaaaataaaatctttaaaaaaaattttaaaaccaaaaaacccccaaactctTCCTGTGGTATTATAATCTGCCCCTGCATGTTAAAATGGAGACATCCTGGAATGTCAGGTCAGAAGATTTGGGTTCAAAGCCAGTTATTTGGCTCTGCTGTGGGCAAACACTGTTATCTGACAGACACTTGACCTTTATAGCCTCATCTTGGAGACCCACCACTTGGGGGTCCTGTGAGGACTGAACGAGAGTGTGTATTAGAAAACTAACCTTGCAGAGttcaatattatttattcttatgaTTGGAATGGCCGTCAAGGTCACTGGCAATCCTTATTTTGTGATgagttctaaaaaaataaatgtgtctttGTGACTTTGGGGTACGgaggcagagcccaacacaaaaCAGAATGTTCCTGGAAAAATCAGctactgaaaaggaaattaatatcTGTAAAGCCAtatttaaattcagaaataaaatgtagattttatatAATAGTAACAGCGGTGGTAATAAGAAACAGCTACTATTAAGCACTTTCTCTGTTCCAGGCATGGTCAGCACTTTGCATTTATAATCCTTTCTAATGgcgaaaggggaagagagagaaaaaaatcaaggtaatAAATAATATGAACTTGGAAAAGAAATCATTACTATACAATGTGCCCTATCACCCCCAAAAGCTCTTTAAATGCGTGCAGGTTTTGAGACCCATTTCTTGGAAGATTGGTGTCTTCTGCAGCCCTGCTGGCCCCTTTGGCCTACAGTTATCTAATCTCCCCTTCCAGCCACCCAAGAAAGTCCATGACCTCCTCCCATCCCCAAGGCCCAGCTCACCAACAGCCTTCAGAAATAATTCTGTCAGATGTGCCAGTATTTTAGTAGTAAGCACATAATgcccacaacaacaacaaaaagaactgcAGGTTTAAAATGTAAGCAAATAACGGAAATGCAAACGAATACCTTTTTTATATGTAGCTTAGAGTGTATTCTTTTGTAAagcaaaagcatttcttttacatccccccccccaaatcctaCTGGAAATGGATTGCTCTAAGACTTCCACTAATAAACTTCTCAGAATGTGAAATGTCTCCAACATGCGGGGACGCTGGGGTGAAAGGTGCCACGCTATTCTCATTTCTGCCAGTCCCCGTGTGCAGGAGGAAATATGCTAATACAGCCGTTTGCCGCAGGGCTGGTGTTATTTATATAGTGCTGGCTGGGCAAGGTTCGCGCTGGAGCacgggagaggagggagaggtttGTCTTCATGTGTGTGAATATAGACGCGTGCGCCTGTGCACTTGGCCTTCAAAACGTGAATTCAAGatcttggggagggggtggggaataCCATCACCATTCACGTTTATGTGTATACAGTATAACTCGTGTTGGCCATGTATCCTTCTAGCATTGTACTTATACAGCATGCACTCTGGAGTGGGGAAGAAATGGCGATTTGGGAGTAGGTGCCGCGGTCGGTCGCGGGTGACCCGACGCTGCGGGTGACGAGCGACCTGATATTGGCAAATGCGCATTCTTGACGCTGCTCCGTGGATACAAAAATCAACCGTATCTGAATCCCTAAAAAGTGCGAGGGGGTTGTCCCCGAACGCTGGCTACTCTTGGGCTCAAGACTGGGAATGGGGTGTGGACAGCGGGATTGCAGGCACCTCTGAAGCCAACAGAGGTCACCGAGCCCCGGCGCAGGGGGTGGGTGGAAACCCCTCGAGGCTTCGGAAGCCAAAGCCTTGAAGACAACCCGCTTCACACGCTCCGCTCGCACGCCGACTCCTCCGGGACCCTCAGCCCACCCGCGCCCGCAGCTGCgcgctcctgctcctgctcctcctccgccTCGCTCAGCGCGGAGGGGGAACAAGCAGGGGATCCTCCAGCCTGGCAGGAGCGGGGTGTCCCgtttccccgccctcccccacccctccgctCCCGTGGatcccgcggcggcggcggcgcgtcCCGACTGGAGGGGGCGCTCGCGCGCAGGAGCCGGGCGCAGCAGGTGCCGCGGTTACCTCCACCttggcggggggagagggggcgggccgggggcaggggaggaggaggagaagggaggccgGCTCGCGGAGCCGGAGAGCGCGGCGGCTCGGCAGGCTGGGACCCGAGCTCGCGGCTTCCGGGAGGCGCCCGAGGCCGGATAAATACATCCCGGGCTCCCGGGGAGCAGCGGACGCTACCCGcaccgccgcccgcgccgcctgCACAGCGGTCCGCAGAGCACCGAGCCGCCCGGCTTAGGCGCGGAGCCCGCTCCTCCCCCTGCGGCCGGCGCGGAGCAGCGGAGAGCGGCGGGCTCAGCCGCCGGCGCCCGGGCCGCGGAGCCGATGAGCGGCGGCGGCTGAGGGCCCGGGCCGGCCTCTGCCCGCCCTCTGCCCGGCGCCCGAGCGGGGCCGCAGCGCCCGGGGCGCAGGGTCCGGGCCGGTGACATGGGGGCGGACTGAAGCACCCGGGGCGGCCGAGCGCTCTCTCTCGAGCCGCGGGCCCTcctccgcggcggcggcggctgcgggcgCCCGGCCCGGCGCGCTCTGTCCGGGGCGCCCGCGGGAGCCTCCGCCGCGCTTCTATGCGCCTTTGCGGGCGCCGTGGGCCCGGGCCATGGCGATAGACCGGCGGCGCGAGGCGGCGGGTGGCGGGCCCGGGCGGCAGCCGCCCCCGGCCGAGGAGAACGGCTCCCTGCCGCCCGGAGACGCGGCGGCCTCTGCGCCCCTCGGGGGACGCGCGGGCCCCAGCGGCGGTGGCGGGGAGATCCAGCCGCTGCCCGCCCCGCATCCCGCCGGCGGCGGCCAGCACCCGGGCTgcagcgcggcggcggcggcggccccgaGCCTCCTGTTGCTGGACTACGACGGGTCGGTGCTGCCCTTCCTCGGGGGCCTGGGCGGGGGCTACCAGAAGACCCTCGTGCTGCTCACCTGGATCCCGGCGCTGTTCATCGGCTTTAGCCAGTTCTCGGACTCTTTCCTCTTGGACCAGCCGAACTTCTGGTGCCGCGGCGCCGGCAAAGGCGCGGAGCTGGCGGGGGTCACCGCCACGGGCCGGTGGGACTCCGGCGACGTGGCCAACTGGACCAGCCCCCCGACCACCCCCTTCTCCACTGCCTCCTGGGGGGCCGCAGGCAACCTTAGCAACAGCAGCGGCGCGGACGGGGGCGACACGCCACCCCTGCCGTCCCCTCCGGACAAGGGGGACAACGCCTCCAACTGCGACTGCCACGCGTGGGACTACGGCATCCGCACAGGCCTCGTCCAAAACGTGGTCAGCAAGGTAAGGGCTGCGACCGCCCGGGCCTCGCGTCCTTCTCCCGAGCCTTTTACTCCTGGATCTCTTCCACCCTTGCCTCCGTCTCCCTCCGAGCAGACCGAGGTCCCTCAAAGCGATGCCAGCCTGTGTGTATGCATCTCGCGTTGGCTTCATCCTCCGTCCCCCAAACCAGATGCGCTTGCTTGGGTGTGAAGCAGGGGCTTTTCGCCTCCCTCCTCGGGGACACTGCCTCCCAACCCTAAGGGGGCTCCACAGCCTTTTCTAGTTTTCACCGGAACTCCCGTCCGAGTGCACATTTGGGGAGAGCGCCCCTCCCCCTAAAATGACTTGGGCTCCCTTCACCTATCCTTCAAACTATCACCCCGGTTCAGCCGGGGGTGTCCCTTGCGAAGGATAAGGCTGCTGACCTGTCAGCCGTCCAGCTCTGGAAGACTCGCCTCATTCAGGGTCTGATGGCTAGAGCCAGGACcatggctctggctctggctctagTCTTCTGTGGGGCTAGAGTGTCCTTATGCCTCCCACAAAGAAATATCTATCCGTGGGACCGATGTCATATTCCCAGGTGTTCATTCCCGCAGACCTCAGTCATCCCGCGCCAGGTTTGGAAACAGACTATTTATTAAAGCCAACTAAAGAACCCAGGTGCTggccacaaaagcaaagagcTTGGGAAAATACCCTTTCCCCCCTCATCATGCTCATCCCTCTCCAAAGATTGGGATGTTTGACTTTAGATTTTGCCACCCAAGTGTTCCCTCAAGTGTTTTCTTGGGACTTTAGTCGTATCCCTATAGAGTAAAGGAAGGAAACTAAGAATCTGTTTTGTATTCCGGGTCCACCACTGCTCTTATATAGCAGCTGCTTTTGTCTGAGTGAGGCGTTGAGACCCTGGTAACATTTTAGCAGAGCTGCTGCCTTGCTGAGAGTCCTGTAGCCCCTCTACAGAGGTGTTGCATTGTGTGAAATGGAGCAGCAGTGTTTTTTGAGAAGATGTGTGCCAGCAGAAAAATGCAGAAGGGGCAATGTCTGAAATCCAGTCCCTAAGACatctgtattttctgcttttcttaacATCTAGGAGACATTGTATGCCCATTTGTTAAGCAATTTGTGTTTTTTGCcctttctgtgttttaaataacaaatttacatttccaaGTAGTGTAGAcctttcccctcccacccttcTAGGCAGTTCTGGGCAGAATTTTAAATACCTTGTTTAAAAGTGAGACTGAAATTGGACAGTTTGTAAAAATCAATGTGCATGCACTTTCTCCCCCAAATGAGTGTTAGTAAACAGTTGTAGCTCATGGATGTGTAAGATGAAACTCTTACATCATCATAATCGCTGTTTTAATCTTGTACCAGACTGGCAAGAAATGATCTGTCCTGTGGGAATTGACAGGATTCGCTGTTAATGGGGAAGATCCTTCAGGCTAGTTCACCTTGAGGTgtaccccagccccagccccagccccacagccTCTCCTTTCCAAAGGTGTTTTGCTGTGACCCTCTCCCATCCACGGAGggcagtgtttgtttttttgttaccATCATGGAAAAATTCAGAACAATGACTACAGTGACAATTTTAATACTCTGACTGTGAAAGTAAGGATTTGGcaacattttcaaatactttaacccccttttttaaagtagaagagGAATAATATAGATGAAAGCGAATGTGTTTAGAAGCTGTTCCATCCTGGGGTCCAAGGGGAGGGGAACTTGAAAGTTAGGAGGTGGGAGAGAGCATCATTATCCTAGTGGTGGGGACCCATGAACAGCTATTTACACTGCCATGGAGGGCGGgatgaaaaaactaaaatagttCTTGAAAACTGGCTTTTAAGGCATATTGGAGAGGTGGACAATTTTTCTAAATTAGCACTCAAGAGGGTCAAAGATGGTAGGAATGTGTGCACTATGCTTTAGGGGCGCTTGATAGCTATGCCATGGTTACGTATAGCAGACACGGCGAAACTGGGAGCTGAAGACCTCCGGACAATAGTTAGAGATGCATTTTCCTGtaaaataaagactagaaaggacatATTGATTTTCACGCACAAATGAGATCTAAATAAAGGACTGTCCTGCCACAGCATTCTATTTCCATAACAAATGCTTCAAAGAGCTCCTTGAGCACATTTGGCATATACTAAGGCCAGACTTGCACTGAAGCGGGCTGTGCACAGCGGATACTGTATCAGATGTACAAATATGGAATGTGTACTGTGATGGGTGCAGCATTCTAGAGGTCAGGTGCCTGACAGCTTTGTATGTAGGAGCAGAAGTGGAGACAGTTCGCTTTCTGTCTGTAGATTGAAAGTTCAGAGTCTGAGAAGTTGCCTTTTGTACCCTCTTTCCTCACTCCAAACCATGATATTCCCACTTGCAAATAATCTCACGCAGTGCCTTTGTCATTAGATTTGCCTCAGCCTATACGTGGCCCTCCAATATGTGTCCTGTTCTGTCCCTAAGTGTTAGGTGGGGTGGGGAACATAGAAAATCTGCCAggcatatattatattatattgcattatattataaatatatattatattctgaaCATAGGTTGTATTATAAATATAccattataaatatacattattaatatatattatatgcattacATAGGCTATCACATATTTTATACGCATATAATACCACCTACACATGTGAAACTGCGAAGCCACTGGAATCCCAGGTTA contains the following coding sequences:
- the SLC22A23 gene encoding solute carrier family 22 member 23 isoform X3, with translation MAIDRRREAAGGGPGRQPPPAEENGSLPPGDAAASAPLGGRAGPSGGGGEIQPLPAPHPAGGGQHPGCSAAAAAAPSLLLLDYDGSVLPFLGGLGGGYQKTLVLLTWIPALFIGFSQFSDSFLLDQPNFWCRGAGKGAELAGVTATGRWDSGDVANWTSPPTTPFSTASWGAAGNLSNSSGADGGDTPPLPSPPDKGDNASNCDCHAWDYGIRTGLVQNVVSKWDLVCDNAWKVHIAKFSLLVGLIFGYLITGCIADWVGRRPVLLFSIIFILIFGLTVALSVNVTMFSTLRFFEGFCLAGIILTLYALRGKAVQEPLSSCWSKNPEDLATMWDDMMDSTWFYLLVLLPPLEKCSLCRNKAPQPSIQAFRDHVSEAELGHPVRLSPGLWGPTRFFYLEPTKLYGGQALPSPRVQLLLAGSLDVVILCEVGPPGASGHL
- the SLC22A23 gene encoding solute carrier family 22 member 23 isoform X4 yields the protein MAIDRRREAAGGGPGRQPPPAEENGSLPPGDAAASAPLGGRAGPSGGGGEIQPLPAPHPAGGGQHPGCSAAAAAAPSLLLLDYDGSVLPFLGGLGGGYQKTLVLLTWIPALFIGFSQFSDSFLLDQPNFWCRGAGKGAELAGVTATGRWDSGDVANWTSPPTTPFSTASWGAAGNLSNSSGADGGDTPPLPSPPDKGDNASNCDCHAWDYGIRTGLVQNVVSKWDLVCDNAWKVHIAKFSLLVGLIFGYLITGCIADWVGRRPVLLFSIIFILIFGLTVALSVNVTMFSTLRFFEGFCLAGIILTLYALLSVAIETLPCSFPKR